A stretch of the Polyangiaceae bacterium genome encodes the following:
- a CDS encoding SUMF1/EgtB/PvdO family nonheme iron enzyme encodes MSAPPAEPPPELLYLPDGGDVGPPRAPGQAVLPGPWGFSSKRCPEEMVDVQGRFCVDRYESALVDAEQGRELSPFYHPGRMQSQREYGKWQKARLESESVASREMAVPAPPSWQLKEDFAPKAVVKPGALPNGYVSGDAAAKACENAGKRLCTQEEWVTACRGEKNRKFPYGDRYEQGRCNVFRESHPALVLHGNPSINHLDPRLLKVTANGKPLLRKTGETPDCKSEWGSDAIFDMVGNLDEWVDDAKGRFSGGFFSRSTREGCDSSVTAHPRSYYDYSLGVRCCK; translated from the coding sequence GTGTCGGCGCCGCCGGCCGAGCCTCCCCCGGAGCTGCTCTACCTACCCGACGGCGGCGACGTCGGGCCGCCCCGCGCGCCGGGGCAGGCGGTGCTGCCCGGTCCCTGGGGGTTCTCGTCGAAGCGCTGCCCGGAGGAGATGGTCGACGTGCAGGGGCGGTTCTGCGTGGACCGCTACGAGTCCGCGCTGGTGGACGCGGAGCAAGGCCGCGAGCTCTCGCCCTTCTACCACCCCGGTCGCATGCAATCGCAGCGCGAGTACGGAAAATGGCAGAAGGCGCGCCTCGAGTCCGAGAGCGTCGCGTCCCGGGAGATGGCGGTACCCGCGCCGCCGAGCTGGCAGCTCAAGGAGGACTTCGCGCCCAAGGCGGTGGTCAAGCCGGGCGCTCTCCCCAACGGTTACGTGAGCGGCGATGCCGCGGCGAAGGCCTGCGAGAACGCCGGCAAGCGCTTGTGTACGCAGGAAGAGTGGGTCACCGCCTGCCGCGGCGAGAAGAACCGCAAGTTCCCGTACGGCGATCGCTACGAGCAGGGTCGCTGCAACGTGTTCCGCGAGTCCCACCCGGCCCTGGTGCTGCACGGCAACCCCAGCATCAATCACCTCGATCCACGCCTGCTCAAGGTGACGGCGAACGGCAAGCCGTTGCTCCGGAAGACCGGCGAGACGCCGGACTGCAAGAGCGAGTGGGGCAGCGACGCCATCTTCGACATGGTCGGCAACCTGGACGAGTGGGTGGACGACGCGAAAGGGCGCTTCTCCGGCGGGTTCTTCTCCAGGAGCACGCGGGAAGGCTGCGACTCGAGCGTCACCGCCCACCCGCGCTCGTATTACGACTACAGCCTGGGCGTGCGCTGCTGCAAGTGA
- the infA gene encoding translation initiation factor IF-1 has product MSKGDLLEMEGVIQDALGGGQYTIKVDQGGAIVRAQLSGRMRRHHIRVLPGDRVRVAVSPYDLSHGLIVYRGK; this is encoded by the coding sequence ATGAGCAAAGGCGATCTTTTGGAGATGGAGGGCGTCATTCAGGACGCTCTCGGCGGTGGCCAGTACACCATCAAGGTGGATCAAGGTGGCGCCATCGTGCGAGCCCAGCTCTCCGGCCGCATGCGCCGGCACCACATCCGCGTGCTGCCCGGAGATCGAGTGCGGGTCGCGGTGTCTCCCTACGACCTCAGCCACGGGCTCATCGTCTATCGCGGCAAGTGA
- a CDS encoding HAD family phosphatase, whose amino-acid sequence MFAATLFDYNGVLVDDEAEHFGAFRDVLGPRGIELAEDTYWERYVGYDDVGAFTAMLADAGQAAPQELIDELVAEKGSVYMARARARLALFDGAAEAVRARAAHGPVGVVSGALRDEIELGLGLLGVRELVSFVISAEDVARCKPDPEGYEKALAQLPAVRRHQVLVIEDSLAGVRAAKAAGLTCVGVAHSFPEAALLEAGADLATAELRLLGEAALETLARGQHGT is encoded by the coding sequence GTGTTCGCCGCCACCCTGTTCGACTACAACGGCGTGCTCGTCGACGACGAGGCGGAGCACTTCGGCGCATTCCGCGACGTGCTCGGGCCCCGCGGCATCGAGCTCGCCGAGGACACCTACTGGGAGCGTTACGTCGGCTACGACGACGTCGGGGCGTTCACGGCCATGCTCGCCGACGCCGGGCAAGCTGCGCCGCAGGAGCTGATCGACGAGCTCGTCGCCGAGAAGGGCTCGGTCTACATGGCGCGGGCACGCGCGCGTCTCGCGCTCTTCGACGGCGCCGCAGAGGCCGTGCGGGCGCGCGCTGCTCACGGACCCGTCGGCGTCGTCAGCGGCGCGCTCCGCGACGAAATCGAGCTCGGTCTCGGCCTCCTGGGCGTGCGCGAGCTGGTGAGCTTCGTGATCTCCGCGGAGGACGTCGCGCGCTGCAAGCCCGATCCCGAGGGCTACGAGAAGGCCCTCGCGCAGCTGCCCGCGGTACGGCGCCACCAGGTGTTGGTGATCGAGGACTCGCTGGCCGGTGTGCGGGCGGCGAAGGCCGCCGGCCTCACCTGCGTCGGCGTCGCGCACAGCTTCCCCGAGGCGGCGCTGCTCGAGGCCGGCGCCGATCTCGCGACGGCCGAGCTGCGCTTGCTCGGCGAAGCTGCCTTGGAGACCCTCGCGCGCGGACAACATGGCACTTAG